In Triticum aestivum cultivar Chinese Spring chromosome 5B, IWGSC CS RefSeq v2.1, whole genome shotgun sequence, the following proteins share a genomic window:
- the LOC123115168 gene encoding zinc finger protein 503 gives MADKGKGKAVDDTAGTSSPTSGTSFLAAPGGGDGRELPTPTTMLQQPLSNQARGSAPFGGQNQIANPQFAGGGGGGGSGAGYGGFSQFADGHGGFSQLHSRPPAAMLQPTLGSQDCGSAPFGIHAPSGQNQIANPGQTGTEQPFGGGGGGGGGGAGYGGFYQSTPMVQPPVGNPGLGHGGFSQPAATLGYAGSYQSTPMVQPPVGNPAFHAGGPYTPACTICEAPTPLLWNATTVQAVGRAAGSIPEFLAAIGRGGWFSASQWAANPVTSPFLWCVGCNFPAKLLWDNLPMCRPCYGQALDKTASYECAKALAQIRAEKALAQQQVDAALAQGRRIVIGPQRQLDHGQSSSAAPPHAQAQRCHRCGAPEPTRMSQGGFPVCELCFNN, from the exons ATGGCGGACAAGGGGAAGGGGAAAGCCGTCGACGACACTGCCGGTACTTCGTCGCCGACTTCAGGAACTTCGTTTCTTGCAGCTCCCGGTGGCGGGGACGGGCGGGAGCTACCGACACCGACGACGATGCTCCAGCAGCCGCTGAGCAATCAAG CCCGTGGGAGTGCGCCCTTCGGCGGCCAGAACCAGATCGCTAACCCACAGTTCGCTGGAGGTGGCGGCGGGGGCGGGTCAGGGGCGGGGTACGGGGGATTCTCTCAGTTTG CTGACGGGCACGGGGGATTCTCTCAGTTGCATTCGAGGCCACCGGCGGCGATGCTCCAGCCGACTCTGGGCAGTCAAG ACTGTGGGAGTGCGCCCTTCGGCATCCACGCGCCGAGCGGCCAAAACCAGATCGCCAACCCCGGGCAGACGGGAACAGAGCAGCCGTTCGGCGGAGGTgggggtggaggcggaggcggggccGGGTACGGGGGATTCTATCAGTCGACGCCGATGGTCCAGCCGCCCGTGGGCAATCCAG GTCTCGGGCACGGGGGATTCTCTCAACCGGCGGCGACTCTGGGGTACGCGGGATCCTATCAGTCGACGCCGATGGTCCAGCCGCCCGTGGGCAATCCAG CCTTCCACGCCGGGGGGCCTTACACGCCGGCGTGCACTATCTGCGAAGCGCCCACACCACTGCTCTGGAACGCGACGACTGTGCAAG CTGTCGGTCGCGCCGCCGGGTCGATACCCGAGTTTCTTGCAGCTATCGGTCGCGGCGGCTGGTTCTCTGCCTCTCAGTGGGCGGCTAATCCAG TAACGTCGCCCTTCCTGTGGTGCGTTGGTTGCAATTTTCCCGCGAAGCTTTTATGGGACAATCTGCCCATGTGCCGGCCTTGCTACGGCCAGGCTCTCGACAAAACGGCTAGCTACGAGTGCGCCAAGGCTCTGGCTCAGATTCGGGCTGAGAAGGCTCTGGCTCAGCAGCAAGTGGATGCGGCTCTGGCTCAGGGTCGGAGGATTGTCATTGGTCCGCAGCGCCAGCTCGACCACGGCCAGTCTTCTTCCGCGGCGCCGCCCCACGCTCAAGCTCAACGATGCCATCGCTGCGGAGCGCCGGAGCCCACGCGGATGTCGCAGGGCGGGTTTCCAGTGTGCGAGCTTTGCTTCAACAACTGA